The DNA window TTCACGGCAAGGGCGCGGGCAAGCTGCGCAGCGCCATCAAGGAGTATCTGCGTACGCACCCGGCTGTCAAACAGTGGCGCCTCGGCAACTGGAACGAAGGCGACTCGGGCGTGACCATCGTCGAGCTGAAATAACGAAATGGAATAAAGTTGAAAACACTGGTCAAAGAACAAGAGATCGCCGTCAAAGCGGCGCTGGCCGCCGGCGTGTTGCTGCGCCGTCATCTGGGCAAACTGCAGGACAGGGACATCGACACCAAACAACGGTTCGATTACGTCACCGTGGTGGACAAGCAGTCCGAGACGCTCATCGTCGAAACCATCCGCCGTGCGTTTCCCAAGCACAAATTTTTCGCCGAAGAAATTCATCGCGACGAACGCGGCGGCTTTCGCTGGATCATCGACCCGTTGGACGGCACCACCAATTTCATTCATTCCGTGCCCGCGTTTGCCATCTCCATCGGTCTGGAGCTGGATCAGGAGATGGTGCTGGGCGTGATCTATGATCCGATGCGTAAGGAGCTGTTCGTGGCGGAAAAAGGGCACGGCGCCTTTTTGAACAATCAGCCGATTCACGTCTCCGCCATCAACCAGCCGGAACGTTGCCTGTTGGCCACCGGTTTCCCCTTCCGCTCTCATGAACATCTCGAAGAGTATCTGCTCTCCTTTCGCAAATTGGTCGCGCAGATGAGCGGCATCCGCCGCGTCGGCGCCGTGGCGCTCGATTTCGCCTGGCTGGCGGCCGGGCGCTATGAGGGCTTTTGGGAACTGGGGCTGTCGCCCTGGGATGTGGCGGCCGGCGCGGTGATCATTCGCGAGGCCGGCGGACTGATCACCGATTTCTCCGGTGGTCCGGATCCGGTCTGGACCGGAAACGTGGTCGCTTCCAACGGCCGATTCCATTCCTCGCTGCTGCAAGTCATTCAAGAGGTGTTTGGCAGGACCGTGCCCCGATGAGCCGCTTTTTCCGCATAGCCCTTTATCTGACCCTGATGACCGGATTGATCTGGTATGGCCGCCAGTATAATCCCTTTCTTACTCTGGCCATGTGTCTGGCAGAACCGGAAAAGTATCATGGCGCGCGCATCGAGGTGGCCAACGAGACCATTGTGCAACAAGTTTTCGGCGACTGCTTTACCGTATGCTATCTGGGCAGAACCGTGACCGTGATCGGCGATACGACCGGCGTGCGGCCCAACGAGTTTATCTCTATGATCGCCGTCTTTGACCGGTCCGGCTATTTGCACCTTGAAGCAAAACATATCGCCCTGCACCGGCGTTGGAAGATCTGGGTCTCTGTGTTGCCGGTACTTTTCTTCCTCGCTCTTTTTCTCCACCGCTACCGGCTTAATCTGTCCACACTGCAGTGGCGGGAGGCTGACCGTGCCTGATCTGATCACCCACAGCGCTTTCGCCTATGCGTTGACGCGCTCGCCGCGCTTTGACCGGTTCCGCGTGATCTTTTATCTCGGCACCATTCTGCCGGATCTGATCACGCGGCCATTCTACATCATCAACCCGCATCTGTACCCTTACACTGTGGCCGTGCATACGCCGCTTTTTATGATTTTGTTCTGTCTGCTGGCCGCCGAGTTTTTTGTCGAACCGCTGCGCAAACCCGTGCGCCTCTATCTGCTCACCGGAGTTTTCCTCCATTTCGTTCTTGATTTTTTTCAGCGCCATATCGAGACCGGATACCTGTGGCTGTTTCCTTTTTCCTGGAAGACTTTTGAGATCGGCCTGTTCTGGCCCGAGACGCCGTTGATGCTCACGCCGCTGTGGCTGGCTCTGATCGCTGTGTATGAGGCCATCCGCCTGCTGCGCAAAAAAGCCTGATTCACCGCAGTTTCCCTTCTATAAAATCCTTGATTTTCGTTCGCCGTTTGAGTAGTTTAGCGTGAACGACGGTGTGACAGACCGTAAAGAATGTAAAGGCGCATTGCATGGATTTCAGTTTTTATACCTCCCATGAGATCATCTTCGGCAGAGGCAAGATCGCCGAACTGCCGGAAATCACCGGCCGTTTCGGCCGCCGAGTGCTGCTGATCAGCCGAGGCCGGTTTGTGCAGGAATCCGAGTGGATGGAACGGCTCAAACAGGCGATGAAAAGCCGCCAGCTGGAGGTGCGGGATCATGCTCTGCCTGGCGGTGAACCCACCGTGACTGAGGTGGATGAGGGCGCCAATCTGGCGCGCGACCTGATGCCGGACGTCATAGTGGGACTTGGCGGAGGCAGCAGCATCGATACGGCCAAGGCCGTGGCCGGCATGGCCGTTCATCCCGGCAGCGTCGCCGATTATCTCGAAGGCGTCGGCTCGCTGCGCATTAAAAAGCCCGGCATCCCCTTCATCGCTGTGCCCACCACCGCCGGTACCGGCGCAGAGGTGACCAAAAACGCGGTGATCT is part of the bacterium genome and encodes:
- a CDS encoding inositol monophosphatase, with protein sequence MVKEQEIAVKAALAAGVLLRRHLGKLQDRDIDTKQRFDYVTVVDKQSETLIVETIRRAFPKHKFFAEEIHRDERGGFRWIIDPLDGTTNFIHSVPAFAISIGLELDQEMVLGVIYDPMRKELFVAEKGHGAFLNNQPIHVSAINQPERCLLATGFPFRSHEHLEEYLLSFRKLVAQMSGIRRVGAVALDFAWLAAGRYEGFWELGLSPWDVAAGAVIIREAGGLITDFSGGPDPVWTGNVVASNGRFHSSLLQVIQEVFGRTVPR